The Capra hircus breed San Clemente unplaced genomic scaffold, ASM170441v1, whole genome shotgun sequence genomic interval ACAAAACGttcaaatttctaaaaatgtaCTGAATCTCTTCCCGTACTTTCCCAGTTAATACAAAgcttaatatttttcttgaacatttgattttcatgaaaaagaaaattgctcCAAAGAATCCAGTTTGAATTATTTACATATGCACAGTAGGACAATGTGTATAAGCAGGGCCTGTGTGCTTTAACCTGCatattgcatgctaagtcactcagttgtgtcccaattctttgtgaccccatggattgtagccctccaggctcctctgcccatgggattctccaagcaagaataccggagtgggttgccatttcatcctccaggggatcttccccacccagggaccgaactcgtatctcttgtgtcttctgcattgacaggtgggttctttaccattagacccatctgggaagcccatatattacTATAGGCCTTTTCTGATTTTAGGTAAAAGttaggaagaaataaatattttaaccaGAATGCTTCAGGGGTATTTAGTGAGACTACATTTGTCTGTTTGCTCTGGcttgtttcattcattcaggtATCAGAAAAGGGTCGCCCTGTACATCGCCGCCTTTTATGGGTACATTGAGCTCACTGAATGGGCCCTGAAACAGGGTGTGCGGCCCCATGAGACAGTCGGCGTGCACCCCTACCGAGCATGGTGCCAGGAAGCCCTGCACACAGAACGTCTCTAAATGCCCCATTCATGCAGCCGCGGAAGCTGGCCAACTGTTGATTCTGAAGGCCTTTGTCAATTGCAGCGTGCTGTGCCTGGATTGCAAAAACGCAGCAGGACAAACTCCTCTGACCATTGCGTGCAAACACAAGCATAAAGACTGCGTGTTGTATTTACTGAGTAAAATGTGGTCCACggtttcttttctgaaaatctcAGTCTCCATGAGGATTTATATTAAGATAAAACAATGGGTACTCAGAGCTCAGAGTCACAACCTGAATAAAGGCCAGCTTTGTGGGGCAAGGGTCTTGGGGGCAAAAGTTGGAGATGTTGTGATGGTGGATGGTTTCACCAAACCCAAAATGACCTCCAAGAGCTGGCAGAAAGCTATGGACAAGAACTCACAAGGAGGCACTGAGAGCAAACTGCCGCCCCTTGAGGAGCAAACTGTGAGCAGGAAACTTGCCCCATCCTTTGGCAATTGCACAGCAGGACACAAGAGAAGAGACAGTCAAATTTCCTCCACTGGTAGATGCAAACGCATTCTCTGAATTACAAAAAAGACAACAAAGCCGGAAAAAAAATTACTGCCGCaactaggaaaaaagaaaagctcataaaaaatacatatatgcccCAAGTCCCTCTCCCTCCAATTTCAAGAGTGGGCTATTCACACCCATCTTTTTACTATGCAACTCCCAGTGCTGACGTTTTACTCAGATCTTCCTTCGCGTCTTTCTCAGAGCATAGTGGGAGGACTCCAAGGGACAACGCCATCTACTGCTTAGCTGTGGCCAGGTAAGCTTTTCTCTTCAAACAAAGGTGAACTTTAATAGGGCAGTTCTAGGGAACaatcttgtggctcagatggtaaagagttggcctgcaatgcaggagatctgagtttgatccctgggccgggaagctcctctggaggggggcatggcaatccactccagtatgcatgcctggagaatcccatggacagagaagcctggtgggttacagtccatggggtcccacagagtcggacaggactgagtggctaaaacacacacacagggaacaaATGGTCCACAAAGCCCTAACATGCCATATGGTGTAATACAGGTTGTTCCAATGCATCAGTCCCCAGCTGAGGACCTTGAAGCTCAGGACAAAATGAACTGATTTTATTGGCTCATCCATGTAGTATTCTACTCACCAAATTTTCAGGAAGAGAAGAGTTGTATCAGTGAATAagttcctttgctgctgctgctgctttttctttAAACTAAAAGAAATTGCTAATTATAATTaaagggagaagggggaaacTTGCAATCTGAGAGATATCAAAAGTGTCAATGGAAGCCTGGACAGTAGTGAAAgtggaagggaagaaaagaaacaatttaaTGACAAACTGAATCATAAGACTTCAGTTGACTTATAGATAAGATATACAGGCTGGGGGAGAACTACGTTGGATAAGAGAATGGAATTGATATTAACATTAGGGTAAGTTTAAAAAGTAATCCTATCACATTTAAAGACATAAACAAGTGTGTCGGAAGCAAATTTTTCAGGCACATTCATTTCATAAGGTAAAATTTTATATGTGGGTCATCAGTTTTCACTGAAAACAGAACTCTAATTAGATCTCAGGACCCATCGACGACTTATGAGGCATTCTTGGGTGCCATGATTACAGTGGAAATATAGATTTATGAATCGCTTTCCCTCTTACTCAATAtcatgagaaggaaagaaaaactaaagctaGACAGTTtcagtggcctttctgtatttgtCTTTATATCATCTAGATTGTTGCCACCTACTGGTGAGAATAATTTTAGCCTTAAAactggatgtgactagtgatggaagcaagatctgatgctgtaaagaggaatATTGTATAgcaatctggaatgttaggtccatgaatcagggtaaattggaagtggtcaaacaggagatggtaacagtgaacgttgacattttaggaatcaggaactaaaatggactggaatgagagAATTTActacagatgaccattatatctactactatgggcaagaatcccatagaaaaaATGCAGTAGTCTACTCCAAAAtggagtacttgggtgcaatctcaaaaatgacagaatgatctctcttcgtttccaaggcaaatcattcaatatcacagtaatccaagcctatgcttcaaccactaatgccaaagaagctaaaaTTAAACAGTTCTatgtagaggaaaagaacagaatgggaatgactagagatctcttcaagaaaattagagataccaagggaacatttcatgcaaagatgggctcgatacaggacagaaatggtatggacctaacagaagcagaagatattaagaagaggtggcaagaatacacagaagaactgtacaaaaaagatcttcacgacccggataatcatgatggtgtgaaaggGAAAGatctacccatttgaatgcagagttccaaataatatcaaggagagataagaaagccttcctcagtgatcaatgcaaagaaagagaggaaaacaatagaatgggaaagactagagatctcttcaaaaaaattagagataccaagggaatacttcatgcaaagatggacacagtaaaggacagaaaccatacggacctaacagaaacagaagatattaagaagaggtggcaagaatacacacaaaaaaagatcttaatgacccagataaccacgatggtgtgaccattcgcccaaagccagacatcctggaatgggaaatcaagtgggccttcggaagcatcacttcaaacaaaactagtggaggtgatggaattccagttgagctatttcaaatcctaaaagatgacgctgtgaaagtgctacactcaatatgccagcaaatttggaaaactcagcagtggccacaggactggaaaaggtcagttttcgttccaatcccaaaggaaaacaatgccaaagaatgctcaaattaccacacaattgcactcatctcacacgcttgcaaagtaatgttcaaaattctccaagcagagctccaacagtacgtgaaccaagaatttccagatattcaagctggatttagaaaaggcagaggaaccagagatcaaattgtcaacaaccactggatcatagaaaaagcaagagaattccagaaaaacatctacttctgcttcattgactacatcaaagcctttgactacgtggatcacaacaaaaaatggaaaattcttaaagagacaggaataccagaccaccttacctgcctcctgagaaatctgtatgcaggtcaagaagcaacagttaaaaccggacatggaaaaacagaccagttccaaattgggaaaggagtacatcaaggctgtatattgtcccccctgcttatttaacttatatgcagagtacatcatgtgaaatcccaaGCTGGATGAagacaagctggcatcaagattgccaggagaattatcagtaacctcagatatgcatatgacaccacccttatggcagaaaacaaagaggtattgaaagagcctcttgatgaaagtgaaagaggagtgtgaaaaagctggcttaaaactcaacattcaaaaaatgaagatcacggcatccgatcccatcacttcatggcagatagatggggaaagaatggaaacagtgacagactttattttggagggggggtggggtccctggtggctcagaggttaaaccgtctgcctgcaatgcaggagacctgggtttgatccctgggtagggaagaccccctggagaaggaaatggcaacccactccagtattcttgcctggagaatcccatggatggaggatcctggtgggctacagtccacggggtcgcaaagagtcggacacaacagagcaacttcactttcactttcaaatcactggcagatggtgactgcaaccctgaaataaaaagatgcttgttccttggaagaaaagctatgaccaatctagacagcatattaaaaagcagagacattactttgctgacaaaggtccgtctagtcaaagatatggtttttcccagtagtcatgtatggatttgagagttggaccataaagaaggctgagcatcgaagaattgatgtttttgaattgtggttttggagaagattcttgagagtcccttggactgcaagatcaaaccagtcaatcctaagaaaatcagttctggaatattcattggaagaacggatactgaagctccaatactttggccacctgatgtgaagagctgactcagtggaaaagaccctaaggctgggaaagattgaaggcaggaggataagaggacaacagaggatgagatggttgatggcatcaccgacttgatggatatgagtttgagcaagctctgggagttggtgatggacaggaagcctggcgtgctgcaggggtcacaaagagttagactcgactgaatgactgaactaaactgagcacAATGAGGCTGGTGAATAGAAATCTTATTTCCAATCTTATTGTTTCTCATTTCtcaatatttttctcttccttgcaTTTGGTACTCTTGACTGCCTTCCCATCTGTCTTCTCCGTTTCCCACAGCATCTTTCCCAAGATGTAGCCCACATTCCCCTGTTGGTGTGTTGTGGAGGCACGGGGGAACCTGCACACCTTATGCCCCTGAAAAGCTCTCTCTGGTTTGACTCATGTTGCCCCCTCACAGGAGTCATGAAAGCACCCCATGTCCATCTGAAGCTGGCAGTCCAAGCCAGGCAGCCAGGTTGGTCTGAGCACTTAGTGCTGAAGGACCAGTTACAGGCTCTTGGGCTGAAATGTGAGGAAATGGACACGTGCCATCTTGATGGTGGGGTCCACCATCATCAAGCTAGTATCATAGCCAGGAGATGGGAAAGAGCCTAACTAATCCTTCGTGGTGGTGACCCAGGAGAAACTGGGTCAGGGAGGGTCCATTAGATGTTCCCACTTTTGTGAGAAATGTGATCTCCCAACCAGGACCCCAGACATTTCATCTGGCATCATATGAGAGCATTTGCTGGACTATGTGTCATTCAGGAACTCcacattatttttaacattattcattcatttatttattttaatatttatttttatttatttatttggctgtgctcagtcttagttgcagtatgcagaATCTTCAGtcttttagttgtggcctgtgggatctaggtccctgaccagggattgaacctggggccccctGCATTCGGAGCACAGAGAGTTAGCCatgagaccaccagggaagtctctaggaATGCCATCTTTAGCTTCACAAAAATATACTTGTGAGGGCTGACTCAGAGTATTGAGTTAACTCAGATCCAGTGCTAATGTGGGTCTCAGGTGGTGAGTGCAGGTGGCTGGTATGGAGCTGACAGTGACCGTCTCATTCCTCAGAAGACAGTGTCAGCTTTATACACATCAAAGAATATTGCCAAGGTGTGCCTAGAAAACTGTCTTCCTTACAGCTTATTGGTCTAATTCCAGTGAACTTGGATGTAACCTGGGAATCCAGGTTAGTGAAGATCCAAATGTGGAGGATTGGTCCAGAAGGTTCAGAGTGTACCGAGAAAAGATGGTAATCCCAAAGATGTTTCTGATGGGCTCTTATGCTCC includes:
- the LOC102183368 gene encoding LOW QUALITY PROTEIN: protein ANKUB1 (The sequence of the model RefSeq protein was modified relative to this genomic sequence to represent the inferred CDS: inserted 2 bases in 2 codons; deleted 3 bases in 3 codons) is translated as TTLRLDVWDGWKEFLMGCLLGQKLQVQRYLSNEGPVLKYQKRVALYIAAFYGYIELTEWALKQGVRPHETVGVHPYRAWCQEALHTEVSKCPIHAAAEAGQLLILKAFVNCSVLCLDCKNAAGQTPLTIACKHKHKDCVLYLLSKMWSTVSFLKISVSMRIYIKIKQWVLRAQSHNLNKGQLCGARVLGAKVGDVVMVDGFTKPKMTSKSWQKAMDKNSQGGTESKLPPLEEQTVSRKLAHPLAIAQQDTREETVKFPPLVDANAFSELQKRQQSRXKKITAATRKKEKLIKNTYMPQVPLPPISRVGYSHPSFYYATPSADVLLRSSFASFSEHSGRTPRDNAIYCLAVASAFKEKRWLQQLGIARVLAKKSISNLTIQGGLTACENPPEIVL